The Salvelinus namaycush isolate Seneca chromosome 8, SaNama_1.0, whole genome shotgun sequence genome has a segment encoding these proteins:
- the LOC120051714 gene encoding zona pellucida sperm-binding protein 3-like gives MQVQKPFLQSKQTFNEPLTWRYPEDPVKEVQLAIDEQRPLPVPASSVAVQCGETAARVEVKRDLLGIGQLIHPADLTLGGCAVTGEDTSAQVLIFVTELHECGSTLTMTEDSLVYVFTLRYTPATLGSSPIVRTREVVFWVECHYQRNHDVSSDSVKPTWNPYASTKVAEELLYFSLRLMTDNWQLERPSKEYVLGDNINFEASVVQFYHVPLRVFVDNCVATVIPNTNTVPRYAFIENRGCLVDTKLTGSRSQFIPRTMDDTLRFQIEAFRFHVVNTGSLYVTCLLKATTASAPIDHENKACSFSNGWREASKKDQVCGCCDTDCGMRREPDPGFQWEQDISVGPLNIKEKLLD, from the exons ATGCAAGTTCAAAAACCTTTCCTCCAGTCAAAGCAGACCTTCAATGAGCCTTTGACCTGGAGATATCCTGAAGATCCAGTCAAAGAGGTGCAGTTGGCTATTGATGAGCAGAGACCGCTGCCTGTGCCTgccagtagcgttgcagttcaATGTGGGGAGACTGCTGCTCGTGTGGAAGTCAAGAGAGATCTGCTCGGTATCGGCCAACTCATTCACCCAGCGGATCTTACTTTGGGAGGCTGTGCTGTCACTGGGGAGGATACTTCCGCTCAAGTTCTGATCTTTGTCACTGAGCTGCACGAATGTGGCAGCACTCTGACG ATGACTGAAGATTCACTTGTCTATGTCTTCACACTCCGTTATACACCAGCCACCCTGGGCAGCAGCCCCATTGTTCGGACTAGAGAAGTGGTGTTCTGGGTTGAGTGCCACTATCAAAG AAATCATGATGTGAGCAGTGATTCAGTGAAGCCCACCTGGAATCCCTATGCCTCCACTAAGGTTGCAGAGGAGCTCCTCTACTTCTCCCTGAGGCTAATGACTG ACAACTGGCAGTTGGAGAGACCCAGCAAAGAGTATGTCCTTGGAGATAATATTAACTTTGAAGCTTCTGTCGTCCAGTTCTACCATGTGCCCCTCCGAGTCTTTGTGGACAACTGTGTAGCCACAGTCATCCCAAACACCAACACTGTCCCAAGATATGCCTTCATCGAGAACCGTGG TTGTCTGGTCGACACCAAGCTGACAGGCTCCAGGTCCCAGTTCATACCTCGCACCATGGATGACACTCTCCGGTTCCAGATAGAAGCCTTTAGGTTTCATGTTGTGAACACTGGCTCA CTATACGTTACCTGCCTCCTGAAAGCCACAACTGCTTCAGCCCCTATTGATCATGAGAACAAGGCTTGTTCCTTCTCGAATGG ATGGCGTGAGGCCAGTAAGAAAGACCAGGTGTGTGGCTGTTGTGACACAGACTGTGGCATGAGAAGGGAACCGGATCCAG GTTTCCAGTGGGAGCAGGACATTTCTGTTGGTCCTCTCAACATAAAGGAAAAGCTTCTTGATTGA
- the LOC120051716 gene encoding zona pellucida sperm-binding protein 3-like, whose translation MQVQKPFLQSKQTFNEPLTWRYPEDPVKEVQLAIDEQRPLPVPASSVAVQCGETAARVEVKRDLLGIGQLIHPADLTLGGCAVTGEDTSAQVLIFVTELHECGSTLTMTEDSLVYVFTLRYTPATLGSSPIVRTREVVFWVECHYQRNHDVSSDSVKPTWNPYASTKVAEELLYFSLRLMTDNWQLERPSKEYVLGDNINFEASVVQFYHVPLRVFVDNCVATVIPNTNTVPRYAFIENRGCLVDTKLTGSRSQFIPRTMDDTLRFQIEAFRFHVVNTGSLYVTCLLKATTASAPIDHENKACSFSNGWREASKKDQVCGCCDTDCGMRREPDPGFQWEQDISVGPLNIKEKLLD comes from the exons ATGCAAGTTCAAAAACCTTTCCTCCAGTCAAAGCAGACCTTCAATGAGCCTTTGACCTGGAGATATCCTGAAGATCCAGTCAAAGAGGTGCAGTTGGCTATTGATGAGCAGAGACCGCTGCCTGTGCCTgccagtagcgttgcagttcaATGTGGGGAGACTGCTGCTCGTGTGGAAGTCAAGAGAGATCTGCTCGGTATCGGCCAACTCATTCACCCAGCGGATCTTACTTTGGGAGGCTGTGCTGTCACTGGGGAGGATACTTCCGCTCAAGTTCTGATCTTTGTCACTGAGCTGCACGAATGTGGCAGCACTCTGACG ATGACTGAAGATTCACTTGTCTATGTCTTCACACTCCGTTATACACCAGCCACCCTGGGCAGCAGCCCCATTGTTCGGACTAGAGAAGTGGTGTTCTGGGTTGAGTGCCACTATCAAAG AAATCATGATGTGAGCAGTGATTCAGTGAAGCCCACCTGGAATCCCTATGCCTCCACTAAGGTTGCAGAGGAGCTCCTCTACTTCTCCCTGAGGCTAATGACTG ACAACTGGCAGTTGGAGAGACCCAGCAAAGAGTATGTCCTTGGAGATAATATTAACTTTGAAGCTTCTGTCGTCCAGTTCTACCATGTGCCCCTCCGAGTCTTTGTGGACAACTGTGTAGCCACAGTCATCCCAAACACCAACACTGTCCCAAGATATGCCTTCATCGAGAACCGTGG TTGTCTGGTCGACACCAAGCTGACAGGCTCCAGGTCCCAGTTCATACCTCGCACCATGGATGACACTCTCCGGTTCCAGATAGAAGCCTTTAGGTTTCATGTTGTGAACACTGGCTCA CTATACGTTACCTGCCTCCTGAAAGCCACAACTGCTTCAGCCCCTATTGATCATGAGAACAAGGCTTGTTCCTTCTCGAATGG ATGGCGCGAGGCCAGTAAGAAAGACCAGGTGTGTGGCTGTTGTGACACAGACTGTGGCATGAGAAGGGAACCGGATCCAG GTTTCCAGTGGGAGCAGGACATTTCTGTTGGTCCTCTCAACATAAAGGAAAAGCTTCTTGATTGA